One region of Primulina tabacum isolate GXHZ01 chromosome 17, ASM2559414v2, whole genome shotgun sequence genomic DNA includes:
- the LOC142531973 gene encoding Golgi apparatus membrane protein-like protein ECHIDNA yields the protein MDLYPPAEKNYAHPKICFFHVLFKAAALAFYILSALFFDSFVIIFVVTVLLSALDFWVVKNVSGRILVGLRWWNEINEDGESIWKYECLDQESLARMNKKDSWLFWWTLYLTAVVWIFFAIFSLIRFQADYLLVVGVCATLSIANIVGFTRCRKDAKQQLQAFATQTIASRVTSTFQSAFSVV from the exons ATGGATCTCTATCCT CCTGCAGAAAAGAATTACGCTCATCCAAAGATATGTTTCTTCCACGTGCTTTTCAAG GCTGCTGCTTTGGCATTTTATATTCTTTCAGCCCTCTTTTTTGATAGTTTCGTCATCATTTTTGTGGTCACTGTACTTTTGTCCGCACTTGATTTCTGGGTCGTCAAGAATGTAAGTGGACGCATCTTGGTGGGTCTTAGATGGTGGAATGAAATAAATGAAGATGGTGAAAGCATATGGAAATATGAATGCCTTGACCAAGAG TCTCTGGCTcgaatgaataagaaggattctTGGCTGTTCTGGTGGACCTTATATCTTACA GCGGTTGTGTGGATCTTCTTTgcaatattttctctcattagGTTTCAAGCAGACTATCTTCTTGTTGTTGGTGTATGTGCGACCCTAAGCATTGCCAACATCGTTGGCTTTACCAGATGCCGCAAAG ATGCTAAGCAGCAGCTTCAAGCATTTGCCACTCAGACCATTGCTTCTCGGGTCACGTCTACTTTTCAATCAGCGTTTAGTGTCGTTTGA
- the LOC142531367 gene encoding uncharacterized protein LOC142531367 produces MGSEGPTSPVTFHVTGFKKFHGVAENPTETIVNNLQGYLNKRGAPNGLIIGSCTILETAGQGAVGPLYQTLQSSVSKDNTLSSSTRVIWVHFGVNSGATKFALEHQAVNEATFRCPDEMGWKPQKVPIVPADGGVSRVRKTSLSIEDITKSLANMGYEVMTSDDAGRFVCNYVYYHSLRFADQNGIKSIFVHVPLFLTIDEETQMRFAASLLEVIAALE; encoded by the exons ATGGGATCTGAAGGACCTACTTCGCCGGTAACATTTCATGTGACAGGATTTAAAAAGTTTCACGGGGTTGCAGAAAATCCAACCGAAACAATTGTTAACAATCTCCAAGGTTATCTTAACAAAAGGGGTGCGCCGAATGGGCTGATCATCGGTAGTTGCACAATTCTTGAAACTGCAGGCCAAGGAGCTGTTGGTCCTTTGTACCAAACATTGCAATCTTCGGTGAGCAAGGATAACACACTGTCCAGTTCTACCAGGGTTATCTGG GTCCATTTTGGAGTAAACAGTGGAGCTACAAAATTTGCTCTAGAGCATCAAGCTGTCAATGAAGCCACCTTCCGTTGTCCAGACGAGATGGGATGGAAGCCTCAG AAAGTTCCCATTGTTCCTGCGGATGGTGGGGTTTCACGGGTACGAAAG ACTTCACTTTCCATTGAGGATATTACGAAGTCGTTGGCGAATATGGGTTATGAAGTGATGACTTCGGATGATGCTGGTCGGTTTGTTTGCAACTATGTATACTATCATTCCTTGCGTTTTGCGGATCAAAATGGAATTAAATCGATATTCGTGCACGTACCTCTCTTCTTGACCATTGACGAAGAGACTCAGATGCGATTTGCTGCTTCGTTGTTGGAGGTAATTGCGGCGTTGGAGTAA
- the LOC142530765 gene encoding shaggy-related protein kinase alpha-like, which yields MASVGVAPTFDIRESGIHDVAVDRLPEEINDMKLRDDKEMEATVVNSNGTEIGHIIVTTVGGRNGHPKQTISYMAEHVVGQGSFGVVFQAKCLETGESVAIKKVLQDKRYKNRELQTMRVLDHPNVVSLKHCFFSTTEKDEMYLNLVLEYVPETVHRVIKHYSKLNQRMPLIHVKLYTYQIFRALSYIHRGVGVCHRDIKPQNLLVNPHTHQVKLCDFGSAKVLVKGEPNISYICSRYYRAPELIFGATEYTTAIDIWSAGCVLAELLLGKPLFAGDSGVDQLVEIIKVLGTPTREEIKCMSPNYIEFKFPQIKPHPWHKIFHKRVPPEAVDLVSRLLQYSPNLRCTALDTLTHTFFDELRDPNTRLPNGRFLPPLFNFKPHELKDVPGEILVKLIPEHAKKQCPFLGS from the exons ATGGCTTCAGTGGGTGTAGCTCCTACTTTTGACATAAGAGAGTCTGGAATCCATGATGTGGCGGTTGATAGGTTGCCTGAGGAGATAAATGACATGAAACTTAGGGATGACAAG GAAATGGAAGCAACGGTTGTGAACAGTAATGGTACGGAGATAGGGCACATAATAGTGACAACTGTTGGTGGTCGAAATGGTCATCCAAAACAG ACAATTAGCTACATGGCAGAGCATGTTGTTGGCCAAGGATCTTTTGGAGTAGTGTTCCAG GCAAAATGCCTAGAGACTGGCGAATCTGTTGCAATAAAGAAGGTTCTGCAGGACAAGCGTTACAAGAATCGAGAGTTACAAACCATGCGTGTTCTTGACCATCCAAATGTTGTCTCTTTGAAGCACTGCTTCTTCTCAACGACTGAAAAGGATGAAATGTATCTTAACCTGGTACTCGAATATGTCCCTGAAACTGTCCATCGGGTTATCAAACATTACAGTAAGTTGAACCAAAGGATGCCGCTGATACACGTGAAGCTGTATACTTATCAG ATTTTCAGAGCACTGTCTTACATTCATCGTGGTGTTGGAGTATGTCACAGGGACATAAAGCCTCAGAATTTGTTG GTGAATCCGCACACCCATCAGGTTAAGTTATGTGATTTTGGAAGTGCAAAAGTGTTG GTAAAAGGGGAGCCCAATATATCTTATATATGCTCTAGGTATTATAGAGCACCTGAGCTTATTTTTGGAGCAACAGAGTATACTACAGCCATTGACATATGGTCTGCTGGGTGTGTGCTAGCTGAGCTACTTCTTGGGAAG CCTCTTTTCGCTGGTGATAGTGGAGTAGACCAGCTTGTTGAGATCATCAAG GTTTTAGGTACTCCAACCCGGGAAGAAATAAAATGCATGAGTCCTAATTACATAGAGTTCAAGTTTCCACAAATTAAACCTCATCCATGGCACAAG ATATTCCACAAACGCGTGCCTCCTGAAGCTGTTGATCTTGTCTCGAGATTACTACAATATTCTCCTAATCTCCGTTGCACAGCT CTGGATACCTTGACCCACACCTTTTTTGATGAGCTCCGTGATCCAAACACCCGACTACCGAATGGGCGTTTCCTTCCTCCATTGTTCAACTTCAAGCCTCACG AGTTGAAGGATGTACCTGGGGAAATCCTAGTGAAGTTGATTCCTGAGCATGCTAAGAAGCAGTGTCCCTTTCTAGGGTCATGA
- the LOC142531229 gene encoding rhodanese-like domain-containing protein 6 produces the protein MAEPCIRIRVEREEENEQLYGVLLYYKYADIPDLQDLFDFYQSNCTSLSLLGRVRLSAHGVNVTVGGKLKALEQHVEAVKSISLFEGTDFKLASCSEPINDRVAIECGFTSLSIRIVKELVTLCSHPSLSSPEISNAGRHLSAAEFHSMLRDTGKCLEKSSGSDKKMILLDARNLYETRIGKFDLPSVKTLDPEIRQYSDLPSWIDENSEQLRGNSILMYCTGGIRCEMASAYIRSKGAGFENVFQLYGGIQRYLEQFPDGGFFRGKNFVFDHRVSVGSLDTTILGTCLLCGATYDDYSSRSRCSHCRMLVLICDSCRRRSSLYICELCQASGKPMSISFVDDMSEKISNTVAHEVKFNLDRALHSPLLSRRKEQDSTAKGTSRKLRILCLHGFRQNASSFKGRTASLSKKLKNITEFVFVDAPHELPFIYQPPVANQTYTHGSVLTQECPSFKISNRKFAWLIARDHDKVTDDEWKMANVPFDPMQYQQQTEGFEKSLKYLNTLFSQAGPFDGILGFSQGAAMAALVSANQGILKGEIGFRFVILCSGFAVNMGDYAEGSITCPSLHIFGSKEGNDRQIDCQASKHLASLFDNSCSTIVEHDLGHIIPTRSPYIEDIKDFLRRFL, from the exons ATGGCGGAACCCTGCATCCGAATTCGTGTAGAAAGAGAAGAGGAGAATGAACAACTCTACGGCGTTTTATTGTACTATAAATACGCAGATATTCCTGACCTTCAAGACCTCTTCGATTTTTACCAATCAAACTGTACTTCGCTCTCTCTACTCGGCCGCGTTCGTCTCTCTGCTCACGGAGTGAATGTCACG GTTGGTGGGAAATTGAAGGCATTAGAGCAACACGTCGAGGCGGTAAAATCGATTAGTTTGTTTGAAGGGACGGATTTCAAGCTCGCATCTTGCTCTGAGCCGATCAACGATCGAGTCGCAATTGAATGTGGATTCACTTCCCTTTCCATCCGGATAGTCAAG GAATTAGTGACTTTATGTTCTCATCCCTCGTTGAGCTCTCCAGAAATTTCAAATGCTGGAAGGCATCTCTCTGCAGCTGAATTTCATTCTATGCTTCGGGACACTG GAAAATGCCTAGAGAAGAGTTCTGGTTCTGATAAAAAGATGATTCTGTTAGATGCAAGAAACTTGTATGAGACAAGAATAGGAAAGTTTGATCTGCCATCTGTGAAAACGTTGGATCCAGAAATTAGACAGTACAGTGATCTTCCATCCTGGATAGATGAAAACTCTGAGCAATTGCGAGGGAACAGTATCCTTAT GTATTGCACTGGAGGAATAAGATGTGAGATGGCATCAGCTTATATCAGATCCAAAGGTGCtggttttgaaaatgtttttcag TTATATGGTGGAATTCAGAGATATTTGGAACAATTTCCAGATGGTGGCTTTTTCAGGggaaaaaattttgtttttgatcATCG TGTTTCAGTTGGGAGCTTGGACACGACCATTTTGGGAACTTGCCTTCTTTGTGGTGCTACATATGATGATTACTCTTCGCGCAGCCGGTGCAGTCACTGTAGAATGCTTGTGTTGATCTGTGATAGTTGTCGG AGAAGGAGTTCGTTGTACATTTGTGAACTCTGTCAGGCAAGTGGCAAGCCGATGTCAATTTCCTTTGTAGATGATATGTCAGAAAAAATATCAAACACAGTGGCACATGAAGTTAAATTCAACCTAGATCGGGCCTTGCATTCCCCTCTTCTATCACGGAGGAAAG aacaagattcaaccgctaaAGGGACATCGAGGAAACTTCGAATTTTATGCTTGCATGGCTTCCGGCAGAATGCTTCCAGCTTCAAAGGAAGAACAGCATCACTGTCCAAGAAACTCAAGAACATAACTGAGTTTGTTTTTGTTGACGCACCACATGAACTACCTTTCATTTACCAACCTCCTGTAGCCAACCAAACTTATACTCATGGTTCAGTCCTTACACAGGAATGTCCATCTTTCAAGATTTCCAATCGAAAGTTTGCATGGCTCATTGCACGAGATCATGATAAAGTGACTGATGATGAGTGGAAGATGGCTAATGTTCCATTTGACCCCATGCAGTACCAGCAGCAAACCGAGGGATTCGAGAAATCCCTCAAATATCTGAACACTCTATTTTCTCAAGCTGGACCCTTTGATGGGATTCTGGGATTTTCGCAAGGGGCAGCAATGGCTGCCTTAGTCAGTGCAAATCAGGGGATTTTAAAAGGTGAGATAGGTTTTAGATTTGTGATCTTGTGCTCCGGATTCGCTGTTAATATGGGCGACTATGCTGAGGGATCGATAACTTGTCCATCACTTCATATTTTTGGTAGCAAAGAGGGCAACGACAGACAGATAGATTGCCAAGCTAGTAAGCATCTGGCTTCCTTGTTTGACAACAGCTGTTCTACCATCGTCGAACATGACCTTGGTCATATAATTCCCACCAGATCTCCGTACATCGAAGATATCAAAGATTTTCTTCGACGGtttctgtaa